One genomic region from Corvus hawaiiensis isolate bCorHaw1 chromosome 21, bCorHaw1.pri.cur, whole genome shotgun sequence encodes:
- the NAIF1 gene encoding nuclear apoptosis-inducing factor 1 isoform X2: MAMASPPAPPAKKRKMNFSEREVEIIVEELERGKHLLVNHFNAGVPLAAKAAAWHDILRRVNAVATCHRELPEVKKKWSDLKTEVRRKVAQVRAAMEGGGENQNGGGNGPEGEDPAGAAAAPVILTPMQQRICNLLGEATIISLPSGDCGAGDGSEIPITASATTVTLTQIPAETTYHSLEDGVVEYCTTEAPTTVTTEAPLEMMAHQHEVSAKPQELKSRIALNSAKLLQEQRVTNLHVKEIAQHLEQQNDLLQMIRRSQEVQACAQERQAQAMEGTQAALSALIQVLRPMIKDFRRFLQSNTPSPSVTTDPGQTGQQDDL, encoded by the exons atGGCCATGGCGTCGCCGCCGGCGCCCCCAGCCAAGAAGCGGAAGATGAACTTCTCGGAGCGGGAGGTGGAGATCATCgtggaggagctggagcgggGAAAGCACCTCCTCGTCAACCACTTCAACGCGGGCGTGCCGCTGGCCGCCAAGGCCGCCGCCTGGCACGACATCCTGCGCCGCGTCAACGCCGTCGCCACCTGCCACCGCGAGCTGCCCGAGGTCAAGAAGAAGTGGTCTGACCTCAAGACCGAGGTGCGGCGCAAAGTGGCCCAAGTGCGGGCTGCCATGGAAGGAGGAGGCGAGAACCAGAACGGCGGCGGCAACGGGCCCGAGGGCGAGGACCCGGCGggcgccgcggccgccccggtGATCCTCACCCCCATGCAGCAGCGCATCTGCAACCTGCTGGGAGAGGCCACCATCATCAGCCTGCCGAGCGGGGACTGCGGCGCGGGTGACGGGAGCGAGATCCCCATCACCGCGTCGGCCACCACGGTCACCCTGACCCAGA TTCCTGCAGAGACAACCTACCACAGTCTGGAGGATGGGGTTGTGGAGTACTGCACCACAGAAGCCCCCaccactgtcaccacagaggcGCCCTTGGAGATGATGGCCCATCAACACGAGGTGTCTGCCAAGCCCCAGGAGCTGAAAAGCCGCATTGCCCTGAactcagccaagctcctgcaggagcagcgaGTGACCAATCTGCACGTGAAGGAGATTgcccagcacctggagcagcagaatgACTTGCTCCAGATGATTCGCCGCTCGCAGGAGGTGCAGGCGTGCGCCCAGGAGCGGCAGGCACAGGCCATGGAAGGGACACAGGCAGCACTGAGTGCCCTCATCCAGGTCCTCCGCCCCATGATTAAGGACTTCCGTCGATTTTTGCAGAGCAATACACCCAGTCCATCGGTCACCACTGACCCTGGCCAGACAGGGCAGCAAGATG ATCTATAG
- the NAIF1 gene encoding nuclear apoptosis-inducing factor 1 isoform X1, with protein sequence MAMASPPAPPAKKRKMNFSEREVEIIVEELERGKHLLVNHFNAGVPLAAKAAAWHDILRRVNAVATCHRELPEVKKKWSDLKTEVRRKVAQVRAAMEGGGENQNGGGNGPEGEDPAGAAAAPVILTPMQQRICNLLGEATIISLPSGDCGAGDGSEIPITASATTVTLTQIPAETTYHSLEDGVVEYCTTEAPTTVTTEAPLEMMAHQHEVSAKPQELKSRIALNSAKLLQEQRVTNLHVKEIAQHLEQQNDLLQMIRRSQEVQACAQERQAQAMEGTQAALSALIQVLRPMIKDFRRFLQSNTPSPSVTTDPGQTGQQDGMIQ encoded by the exons atGGCCATGGCGTCGCCGCCGGCGCCCCCAGCCAAGAAGCGGAAGATGAACTTCTCGGAGCGGGAGGTGGAGATCATCgtggaggagctggagcgggGAAAGCACCTCCTCGTCAACCACTTCAACGCGGGCGTGCCGCTGGCCGCCAAGGCCGCCGCCTGGCACGACATCCTGCGCCGCGTCAACGCCGTCGCCACCTGCCACCGCGAGCTGCCCGAGGTCAAGAAGAAGTGGTCTGACCTCAAGACCGAGGTGCGGCGCAAAGTGGCCCAAGTGCGGGCTGCCATGGAAGGAGGAGGCGAGAACCAGAACGGCGGCGGCAACGGGCCCGAGGGCGAGGACCCGGCGggcgccgcggccgccccggtGATCCTCACCCCCATGCAGCAGCGCATCTGCAACCTGCTGGGAGAGGCCACCATCATCAGCCTGCCGAGCGGGGACTGCGGCGCGGGTGACGGGAGCGAGATCCCCATCACCGCGTCGGCCACCACGGTCACCCTGACCCAGA TTCCTGCAGAGACAACCTACCACAGTCTGGAGGATGGGGTTGTGGAGTACTGCACCACAGAAGCCCCCaccactgtcaccacagaggcGCCCTTGGAGATGATGGCCCATCAACACGAGGTGTCTGCCAAGCCCCAGGAGCTGAAAAGCCGCATTGCCCTGAactcagccaagctcctgcaggagcagcgaGTGACCAATCTGCACGTGAAGGAGATTgcccagcacctggagcagcagaatgACTTGCTCCAGATGATTCGCCGCTCGCAGGAGGTGCAGGCGTGCGCCCAGGAGCGGCAGGCACAGGCCATGGAAGGGACACAGGCAGCACTGAGTGCCCTCATCCAGGTCCTCCGCCCCATGATTAAGGACTTCCGTCGATTTTTGCAGAGCAATACACCCAGTCCATCGGTCACCACTGACCCTGGCCAGACAGGGCAGCAAGATGGTATGATCCAGTGA